The segment GTTCAAGCGTTGCTCTCGTTTTTTTTTAGCAAAACACTCCTTTTCGTAATCCTTGGCTCCCTTGGTATCGGTTTTCTGATCGGCTTCCATGAGCTGGGCCATTTTCTGATGTGTAAGTTACTCAAGATAGATACCCTATCATTCTCAATAGGAATGGGCCCCCGACTCATTTCAAAAAAATGGTGGAAGACGCAATTTTCATTTTCAGCACTTCCCCTGGGTGGCTATGTAGAAATCAACCCAAAATCGTTTGATACACATCCATATTGGCATAAATTGCTTGTCATGCTAGGAGGCATAGGCTTCAATCTAATTTTTTCGTATGTGGTTTTCATTGCGCTACATATCACAGGCATGCCCGATTCCATGCTACCAATCGCACAAAGTAGCAAGCCTATTATTGCCGCCATAATCCCAGAATCACCAGCAGAAATTGCAGGGCTCAGACCAAAAGATATAATCCTCAAAATCAATGGATCAAGCGTTGATGGCAACGTTGAAACCATCATCACAAAGGTAAGCGAAAACGCTAATCAGGCGATCGATCTTACTATCAAGCGAAAACGCAAAGAGCGAACCGTTTCCGTCAAACTTGGTGAGCAAGTTGTAGGAAGATCAGTCTTTGGCTACTTGGGTGTTCAGTTTGAGAAAGCTGTCAGAAAATCTGTAAGTATTTGGCAATCAGTCGTAGATGGCGTTGCCTATACCAACCGTCTCATTTACCGAATTGCACTCGCTTTTAAATCAATGATCACCACCAAAAACATATCAGGTCTTGGCGGTCCTATTATGGTGGTATCACAGACGGTACATCATGCATCTAAGGGAATGAAGATTTTCTTAGCCTTACTTGCATTGATCAGTATCAACTTGGCAGTATTGAACCTGATTCCTGTACCAATCATGGATGGAGGACAAATTTTACTGCACACTATTGAAGCACTACTACGAAAAAAACTACCCTTAAAAATTAAGGAAGGCATCTTTCTTATCACTTGGATTCTTTTCTTCGGACTAGCTTTATTTCTAAGCCTGAGAGATGTCGCCAACCTATATCAAGAAAACCGCGCTCAGAGCACTGAGCATCCCATTCATAAGAAAGGACACATGTGAAAAAACATCAAAAAATCTGGTTCATCGCCAGTATCTACGTAGGGTTGCTGATCCTACTTCCATATCTTGCTAACTCCCTATGGATGTCTAAGATTGCTCGGTATCTGATGCTAGCAGTTACCTTCAAACTCTACACACTATTTTTTTTGGGAAACTTCATCTATGCAGCATATCTCCTTTGGAAAAAGAAGAATCTCCAGTCCGTGCTCCATACCATATCAAGCTTGATGCTCTTAGTTATGCTTGGCTTTGCAACAACCATGCAGTCCTTCACCTATTTTAAACTTGGGTGGGATGAGTGGAAGGCAGCTGCCACACCTCAAGAGAGTGTTATTGTGAACGTCGATAGTTACGACAGCTTACAGGAGCTAGTCAAGAAACATAAAAAGCCCGTAATTGTAAAATGCTCTGCCATTTGGTGCCCACCATGCAATGCAGTCAAACCTCATTACCACAAGCTTGCTGAAGAGCTCAAAGATAAAATAACATTTGTAGAAATTGATACAGACTCGTTCACTGATGCGCAAAAACTCAACATCAAGGGAATCCCCGCATTCATCGGCTACAAGCAT is part of the Candidatus Babeliales bacterium genome and harbors:
- a CDS encoding site-2 protease family protein, translated to MVPSIGSVQALLSFFFSKTLLFVILGSLGIGFLIGFHELGHFLMCKLLKIDTLSFSIGMGPRLISKKWWKTQFSFSALPLGGYVEINPKSFDTHPYWHKLLVMLGGIGFNLIFSYVVFIALHITGMPDSMLPIAQSSKPIIAAIIPESPAEIAGLRPKDIILKINGSSVDGNVETIITKVSENANQAIDLTIKRKRKERTVSVKLGEQVVGRSVFGYLGVQFEKAVRKSVSIWQSVVDGVAYTNRLIYRIALAFKSMITTKNISGLGGPIMVVSQTVHHASKGMKIFLALLALISINLAVLNLIPVPIMDGGQILLHTIEALLRKKLPLKIKEGIFLITWILFFGLALFLSLRDVANLYQENRAQSTEHPIHKKGHM